The following is a genomic window from Staphylococcus capitis subsp. capitis.
AATTTCATCTTTTAGTTGAAGTTTTATATTAATTTTTTGATAGACGTTTAAATTAAAGTTTCTCAATTTGATCGAATTCAACTTCGACCGGTGTTTCTCGACCAAACATATCTACAAGTACAGTTAATTTAAATTTATCCGCTTCGATTTCTTGAACTTCGCCTACTTGATTAGCAAAAGGTCCTGATTTGATACGAACTTGTTCACCAACATCAAGTTCAACATCAATAGTTTTCTCTTTAAGACCCATTTGCTTAAGAATGAAGCGCACTTCTTCAGGAAGTAGAGGATTAGGTTTAGAACCCGCACCTGCAGAACCTACGAATCCTGTAACACCTGGTGTGTTACGAACGACATACCATGACTGATCCGTCATTACAAGCTCAACTAGCACGTAACCTGGGAATGTTTTTTTAACAAGTTTCTTAGCTTTACCATCTTTAACTTGTGTTTCTTCCTCTTCTGGTATGACAACTCTAAAAATTTGCTCTGTCATATTCATAGATTCTACTCTTTTTTCTAAATTCTTTTTAACTTTGTTTTCATATCCAGAATAGGTATGCACAGCATACCAACGCTTTGCGCCCACTTCTTCAGACATGTCTCCACTCCTAACCTAATAATAATTGTTTCAATGCATTAATACCTACGTCTAAGGCATAGAAAAAGACTAAGAAGAATATAACTGTAGATACAACGATTACAGTGTATTTGAATAGTTCTTCTTTTGTCGGCCAACTTGTCTTTTCCATTTCTGATTTAACGCCTTTAAAGAAGTTCTCTTTTTTAGCCATTAGTTAGACCTCCACATTTTAAGCCTCAACTTTAAAGTCTCATTCAGCTTAATAATCTATTTCGATTCTTTATGAACTGTATGCGAATTACACTTCGGACAATACTTTTTCAGTGTTAATCTCGTTGCCGAACCTTCCTTTTTAGGGACGTTGTAATTTCTATTGCCACAAACCTCACAATTTAAAGGTACTTTCTTCACGATTATTCACCTTTACTCATTATAATACCAATATACTATACATAAATGTCGTAATAAATGTCAAACATACATTCTTTGCTATAATCACCTAATTACTAGGGAATAATACAGACAATTTCATTTCCTTAATTGTCGTTTCATTTTCATTTTACAACGTTGTATGGCATTGTAAACGTCTTTATCTTTAATCTCTAATGCTTGTGCAATTTCTCTCGGTTTATATTCTTTAATAATTAGTTTTAAGACGTCTCTTTCCAATCCGCTTAATGTAAATGCTTGGCTCATAATTTCCTTTGATAATTCTTCTCTTAAAAATGACCTCTCAACTTCATCAAGTGCTAATGAACAATGATAATCTACAACGTACTCGTTGATAAGCATCACATGTCGATGACGTTCAGCTCTACTCTTTCTTAAGTAGTCATACTTAACAGAGCGAATGAGAAAGTACAAATATCTTTTGAATGGAATTGCTCTACTAAAGTCATAATGTTGAAGTGCTCGATACATTTTTATGATAATCTCTTGATACATATCCTCAATATCAAATTGATTCGATGTTATGTATCCAATTTTTCTAAAAATGAGTGGTCTCAACTCTCTAAGTAGCGTCTCAAATATACGCTCGATATCTTCAGTTTCGATGTTGAAATGATACTGTGTTAATTCATCTTGATGTCTTTGATTCAATCACGTATACCTAACCTTCCTTTATTGTTAGGTTAGTTTATATGACTTAGATTAAATTTATCAATACCACTGTATTAATCATTTCGATGGTTTCCACGTCTGATTTTTTCAAATTCTTCTAGTATCTCATTTGATAACTGAATTCGAGTTCTGGGTTTCTTTTCACTAAAATCATCAATTGATTTGCTCACTGTGATTTCATTTTCTTTTAAATCGCGCCACATTTCCCTTGAAGATATGCGGTATGCCCCAGATCCAAAAATGGCATGTTGCTCGCTCATATCACTCGTAACAACGGTGATATGCGTTGTATGTTTATCATATAACTCATATACATAACGTTCGATAAAACTATCTGCTGTTTCTTTCTCTTTAGTAAACACCGTTCTAACGCCATGGTATACGTATTCTCTTTCAATTCCGGATTGTTCATATGCATCAAATACACACACAATTTCATCAGCAATAAGTGCATTATAGTTTGCTATGGCATCCAAAAGTTGCTCTCTTGCTTCTTCTAAACTCTCTTTAGCAATCGCACTTAATGCTGAAGATTGACCTATCATATTATAACCATCGATAATTAGATATCTTTCCTTCATGACATCTCTCCAGTCTCATCTCTTTTACGAAATACTTCATACATCATCAAGCTTGCTGCTACAGAAGCATTGAGACTATTAACATGTCCAACCATAGGTATTTTAATGTAAAAATCACATTTATCACTCACTAAGCGACTCATTCCTTGTCCTTCGCTTCCGATCACGATAGCTAAAGACATATCCGCCTGTAAGTCACGATAATCCGTAGCATTACTTGCTTCAGTACCTGCGACCCAAAAACCATTTTCTTTTAATTCATCGATTGTCTTAGAAAGGTTCGTAACGCGTATAACTGGAACATGTTGAATAGCTCCAGTTGAAGCTTTTGCAACAGTCTGCGTGAGCGCTACTGAACGTCTTTTAGGAATAATGACCCCGTCTACTCCAGTTGCATCAGCAGTCCTTAATATAGAACCAAGATTATGCGGATCTTCTAGACCATCTAAAATTAAAATTGTAGAAAAGCCATCTTTATTCTTCTGGCTTTGTAAAAATTCATCAAAATCTTCATATTCATATGGAGCGACTAATGCAGCAACCCCTTGATGAGGTGCATTTGATAAAAAATCTAATTTAGATTTTGGCACGGTTTGAACTATCAATTTTTGAGCTTTTGCATTTTTTAAAATTTCATTAATCTGTTGTTTTTTTATACCATCTTGAATCAAAATCTTATTTATAGCATGCCCCGAAACAATCGCTTCTTTAACTGCATGTCTTCCTACTATGACAGTATCCTCCACGTTCTCACTACCTTTCATTTACTATTTCAACAATAGTTTGAAGTAATTCTTCTAAACGCGCATGTTGATGATCTAAATATAAAAAACCTATAACTGCTTCCAAGGCTGAACTTTTTCGATATGTTTGAACATCAGTATTTTTAGCTTTGGTATAGCTTTTA
Proteins encoded in this region:
- the nusG gene encoding transcription termination/antitermination protein NusG, translating into MSEEVGAKRWYAVHTYSGYENKVKKNLEKRVESMNMTEQIFRVVIPEEEETQVKDGKAKKLVKKTFPGYVLVELVMTDQSWYVVRNTPGVTGFVGSAGAGSKPNPLLPEEVRFILKQMGLKEKTIDVELDVGEQVRIKSGPFANQVGEVQEIEADKFKLTVLVDMFGRETPVEVEFDQIEKL
- the secE gene encoding preprotein translocase subunit SecE, encoding MAKKENFFKGVKSEMEKTSWPTKEELFKYTVIVVSTVIFFLVFFYALDVGINALKQLLLG
- the rpmG gene encoding 50S ribosomal protein L33, yielding MKKVPLNCEVCGNRNYNVPKKEGSATRLTLKKYCPKCNSHTVHKESK
- a CDS encoding sigma-70 family RNA polymerase sigma factor, encoding MNQRHQDELTQYHFNIETEDIERIFETLLRELRPLIFRKIGYITSNQFDIEDMYQEIIIKMYRALQHYDFSRAIPFKRYLYFLIRSVKYDYLRKSRAERHRHVMLINEYVVDYHCSLALDEVERSFLREELSKEIMSQAFTLSGLERDVLKLIIKEYKPREIAQALEIKDKDVYNAIQRCKMKMKRQLRK
- a CDS encoding NYN domain-containing protein; its protein translation is MKERYLIIDGYNMIGQSSALSAIAKESLEEAREQLLDAIANYNALIADEIVCVFDAYEQSGIEREYVYHGVRTVFTKEKETADSFIERYVYELYDKHTTHITVVTSDMSEQHAIFGSGAYRISSREMWRDLKENEITVSKSIDDFSEKKPRTRIQLSNEILEEFEKIRRGNHRND
- the rlmB gene encoding 23S rRNA (guanosine(2251)-2'-O)-methyltransferase RlmB, whose translation is MEDTVIVGRHAVKEAIVSGHAINKILIQDGIKKQQINEILKNAKAQKLIVQTVPKSKLDFLSNAPHQGVAALVAPYEYEDFDEFLQSQKNKDGFSTILILDGLEDPHNLGSILRTADATGVDGVIIPKRRSVALTQTVAKASTGAIQHVPVIRVTNLSKTIDELKENGFWVAGTEASNATDYRDLQADMSLAIVIGSEGQGMSRLVSDKCDFYIKIPMVGHVNSLNASVAASLMMYEVFRKRDETGEMS